The Kogia breviceps isolate mKogBre1 chromosome 4, mKogBre1 haplotype 1, whole genome shotgun sequence genome window below encodes:
- the LOC131756068 gene encoding protocadherin gamma-A4 isoform X25, giving the protein MAASPYCPDCSRLIGICVLLGALWEIRAEHILYSVPEELEKGSFVGNIAKDLGLEPRELAERGVRIVSRGRTQLFALNPRSGSLVTAGRIDREELCDRSPKCVVNLEILLEDKVKIFGVEVEIIDVNDNAPNFGAEQREIKVAENENPGTRFPLPEAFDPDIGINSLQGYQLSSNGHFSLDVQSGADGIKYPELVLERALDREEEAVHHLVLTAFDGGDPVHSGTARIRVTLVDTNDNAPVFTQPEYHVSVQENVPVGSRLLTVKATDTDEGANGEVTYSFRKVRAKISQLFQLNSLTGDITILGDLDYEDSEFYDIDVEAHDGPGLRARSKILVTILDVNDNAPEVTVTSLTSSIQETSSPGTVIALFNVHDSDSGENGLVTCSIPDNLPFTLEKTFGNYHRLLTHRALDREEVSEYNITVTATDHGTPPLSTETHISLNVADVNDNPPAFPQASYLAYIPENNPRGASIFSVTAHDPDSNENSMVTYSLAEDKLQGAPLSSYVSINSDTGVLYALRSFDYEQVRDLQLLVTASDSGDPPLSSNVSLSIFVLDQNDNTPEILYPALPTDGSTGVELAPRSAEPGYLVTKVVAVDRDSGQNAWLSYRLLKASEPGLFAVGLHTGEVRTARALLDRDVLKQSLVVAVQDHGQPPLSATVTLTVAVADSIPDVLTDLGSLKPSADPNDSGLTLYLVVAVAAVSCVFLAFIILLLALRLRRWHMSRLLQASASRLASVPASHFVGVDGVRAFLQTYSHEVSLTADSRGSHVIFPQPNYADTLISQESCEKSGPLLISQDLLERKGEPSLQQGKPVQVWIEETKAGKVTLSRILLILPPDQGAEQQWRETG; this is encoded by the coding sequence ATGGCGGCTTCTCCTTATTGCCCAGACTGCAGCCGGCTGATCGGGATCTGCGTTCTCTTGGGGGCCCTGTGGGAAATCCGGGCCGAACATATCCTCTACTCGGTGCCTGAGGAGCTGGAGAAAGGCTCCTTCGTGGGCAACATCGCCAAGGACCTGGGGCTGGAGCCCCGGGAGCTGGCGGAGCGCGGAGTCCGCATCGTCTCCAGAGGTAGGACGCAGCTTTTCGCTCTGAACCCGCGAAGCGGCAGCTTGGTCACTGCGGGCAGGATAGACCGGGAGGAGCTCTGTGACAGATCTCCAAAGTGTGTAGTAAACCTGGAGATTCTCCTAGAGGACAAAGTGAAGATTTTTGGAGTAGAAGTGGAAATAATCGATGTTAATGATAACGCGCCCAACTTTGGGGCAGagcaaagggaaataaaagtagCTGAAAATGAAAATCCTGGGACAAGATTTCCTCTTCCTGAAGCTTTTGATCCGGATATAGGGATAAACTCTCTGCAGGGTTACCAGCTCAGCTCGAATGGTCACTTCTCCCTGGATGTGCAAAGCGGAGCTGATGGGATTAAGTACCCTGAGCTCGTGCTGGAGCGCGCCCTGGACCGCGAGGAAGAAGCGGTTCACCATCTTGTTCTCACCGCCTTCGACGGAGGCGACCCGGTTCACTCCGGCACTGCCAGGATCCGTGTAACACTTGTGGATACCAACGACAATGCCCCAGTATTCACTCAGCCCGAGTACCATGTGAGTGTGCAGGAGAACGTGCCGGTGGGCTCCAGGCTACTCACAGTAAAAGCCACTGATACAGATGAAGGAGCCAATGGAGAAGTCACATATTCTTTCCGGAAAGTAAGAGCTAAAATATCCCAGCTATTCCAATTGAATTCTCTGACTGGGGACATAACAATATTGGGGGATCTAGATTATGAGGACTCTGAGTTCTATGATATAGATGTAGAAGCCCATGATGGGCCTGGTCTCCGAGCCAGAAGTAAGATACTGGTGACAATTCTGGATGTAAATGACAATGCTCCAGAAGTCACAGTTACATCTCTCACCAGCTCTATTCAAGAAACTTCTTCCCCAGGCACAGTAATTGCACTTTTCAATGTGCATGACAGTGATTCAGGAGAGAATGGCCTTGTCACGTGTTCTATTCCAGATAATCTGCCATTCACACTTGAAAAGACCTTTGGAAATTATCATCGGTTGTTGACACACAGGGCTCTGGATAGAGAAGAAGTCTCAGAATATAACATCACGGTAACTGCCACTGACCACGGAACTCCACCATTGTCTACAGAAACACACATCTCACTGAACGTGGCAGACGTCAATGACAACCCACCTGCCTTCCCTCAAGCTTCCTACTTGGCCTACATTCCAGAAAACAATCCTAGGGGAGCTTCTATCTTCTCTGTGACCGCCCATGACCCTGACAGTAACGAGAACTCAATGGTCACTTACTCACTGGCGGAGGACAAGCTGCAGGGGGCGCCTCTCTCCTCCTATGTCTCTATCAACTCTGACACAGGTGTATTGTATGCTCTGCGCTCCTTTGACTATGAACAGGTTAGAGACCTGCAGCTACTTGTCACAGCCAGCGACAGCGGGGACCCTCCACTCAGCAGCAACGTGTCTTTGAGCATATTCGTGCTGGACCAGAACGACAACACACCTGAGATTCTGTACCCCGCCCTGCCCACCGACGGTTCCACCGGTGTGGAACTGGCACCCCGCTCTGCAGAGCCTGGCTACCTGGTGACCAAGGTGGTGGCTGTGGACAGAGACTCGGGCCAGAATGCCTGGCTGTCCTACCGCCTGCTCAAGGCCAGCGAGCCGGGACTCTTCGCGGTGGGGCTGCACACGGGTGAGGTGCGCACAGCGCGGGCCCTGCTGGACAGAGACGTGCTCAAGCAGAGCCTGGTGGTGGCGGTCCAGGACCACGGCCAGCCCCCTCTCTCGGCCACCGTCACGCTCACGGTGGCCGTGGCTGACAGCATCCCAGACGTCCTGACTGACCTAGGCAGCCTGAAGCCCTCAGCGGACCCTAATGACTCGGGCCTCACGCTGTACCTAGTGGTGGCGGTGGCCGCAGTCTCCTGCGTCTTCCTCGCATTTATCATCCTGCTGCTGGCGCTCAGACTGCGGCGGTGGCACATGTCGCGTCTGCTCCAGGCTTCAGCCAGCAGGTTGGCCAGCGTGCCCGCCTCCCACTTTGTGGGCGTGGACGGGGTGCGAGCTTTCCTGCAGACCTATTCCCACGAGGTCTCGCTCACCGCGGACTCGCGGGGGAGTCACGTGATCTTCCCGCAGCCCAACTACGCCGACACGCTCATCAGCCAGGAGAGCTGTGAGAAAAGTGGGCCCCTCCTGATATCTCAAGATTTActtgaaagaaaaggagaacCCAGTCTTCAACAG
- the LOC131756068 gene encoding protocadherin gamma-A4 isoform X24 yields the protein MAASPYCPDCSRLIGICVLLGALWEIRAEHILYSVPEELEKGSFVGNIAKDLGLEPRELAERGVRIVSRGRTQLFALNPRSGSLVTAGRIDREELCDRSPKCVVNLEILLEDKVKIFGVEVEIIDVNDNAPNFGAEQREIKVAENENPGTRFPLPEAFDPDIGINSLQGYQLSSNGHFSLDVQSGADGIKYPELVLERALDREEEAVHHLVLTAFDGGDPVHSGTARIRVTLVDTNDNAPVFTQPEYHVSVQENVPVGSRLLTVKATDTDEGANGEVTYSFRKVRAKISQLFQLNSLTGDITILGDLDYEDSEFYDIDVEAHDGPGLRARSKILVTILDVNDNAPEVTVTSLTSSIQETSSPGTVIALFNVHDSDSGENGLVTCSIPDNLPFTLEKTFGNYHRLLTHRALDREEVSEYNITVTATDHGTPPLSTETHISLNVADVNDNPPAFPQASYLAYIPENNPRGASIFSVTAHDPDSNENSMVTYSLAEDKLQGAPLSSYVSINSDTGVLYALRSFDYEQVRDLQLLVTASDSGDPPLSSNVSLSIFVLDQNDNTPEILYPALPTDGSTGVELAPRSAEPGYLVTKVVAVDRDSGQNAWLSYRLLKASEPGLFAVGLHTGEVRTARALLDRDVLKQSLVVAVQDHGQPPLSATVTLTVAVADSIPDVLTDLGSLKPSADPNDSGLTLYLVVAVAAVSCVFLAFIILLLALRLRRWHMSRLLQASASRLASVPASHFVGVDGVRAFLQTYSHEVSLTADSRGSHVIFPQPNYADTLISQESCEKSGPLLISQDLLERKGEPSLQQEQSSSGGRQDEAERREERRSAVAAGTVALPAVFVPRGSPRPNSLLNSRGAGQELGGRKPRQGSGAQCPGLAGPEVAGYRGEGIFHCKP from the coding sequence ATGGCGGCTTCTCCTTATTGCCCAGACTGCAGCCGGCTGATCGGGATCTGCGTTCTCTTGGGGGCCCTGTGGGAAATCCGGGCCGAACATATCCTCTACTCGGTGCCTGAGGAGCTGGAGAAAGGCTCCTTCGTGGGCAACATCGCCAAGGACCTGGGGCTGGAGCCCCGGGAGCTGGCGGAGCGCGGAGTCCGCATCGTCTCCAGAGGTAGGACGCAGCTTTTCGCTCTGAACCCGCGAAGCGGCAGCTTGGTCACTGCGGGCAGGATAGACCGGGAGGAGCTCTGTGACAGATCTCCAAAGTGTGTAGTAAACCTGGAGATTCTCCTAGAGGACAAAGTGAAGATTTTTGGAGTAGAAGTGGAAATAATCGATGTTAATGATAACGCGCCCAACTTTGGGGCAGagcaaagggaaataaaagtagCTGAAAATGAAAATCCTGGGACAAGATTTCCTCTTCCTGAAGCTTTTGATCCGGATATAGGGATAAACTCTCTGCAGGGTTACCAGCTCAGCTCGAATGGTCACTTCTCCCTGGATGTGCAAAGCGGAGCTGATGGGATTAAGTACCCTGAGCTCGTGCTGGAGCGCGCCCTGGACCGCGAGGAAGAAGCGGTTCACCATCTTGTTCTCACCGCCTTCGACGGAGGCGACCCGGTTCACTCCGGCACTGCCAGGATCCGTGTAACACTTGTGGATACCAACGACAATGCCCCAGTATTCACTCAGCCCGAGTACCATGTGAGTGTGCAGGAGAACGTGCCGGTGGGCTCCAGGCTACTCACAGTAAAAGCCACTGATACAGATGAAGGAGCCAATGGAGAAGTCACATATTCTTTCCGGAAAGTAAGAGCTAAAATATCCCAGCTATTCCAATTGAATTCTCTGACTGGGGACATAACAATATTGGGGGATCTAGATTATGAGGACTCTGAGTTCTATGATATAGATGTAGAAGCCCATGATGGGCCTGGTCTCCGAGCCAGAAGTAAGATACTGGTGACAATTCTGGATGTAAATGACAATGCTCCAGAAGTCACAGTTACATCTCTCACCAGCTCTATTCAAGAAACTTCTTCCCCAGGCACAGTAATTGCACTTTTCAATGTGCATGACAGTGATTCAGGAGAGAATGGCCTTGTCACGTGTTCTATTCCAGATAATCTGCCATTCACACTTGAAAAGACCTTTGGAAATTATCATCGGTTGTTGACACACAGGGCTCTGGATAGAGAAGAAGTCTCAGAATATAACATCACGGTAACTGCCACTGACCACGGAACTCCACCATTGTCTACAGAAACACACATCTCACTGAACGTGGCAGACGTCAATGACAACCCACCTGCCTTCCCTCAAGCTTCCTACTTGGCCTACATTCCAGAAAACAATCCTAGGGGAGCTTCTATCTTCTCTGTGACCGCCCATGACCCTGACAGTAACGAGAACTCAATGGTCACTTACTCACTGGCGGAGGACAAGCTGCAGGGGGCGCCTCTCTCCTCCTATGTCTCTATCAACTCTGACACAGGTGTATTGTATGCTCTGCGCTCCTTTGACTATGAACAGGTTAGAGACCTGCAGCTACTTGTCACAGCCAGCGACAGCGGGGACCCTCCACTCAGCAGCAACGTGTCTTTGAGCATATTCGTGCTGGACCAGAACGACAACACACCTGAGATTCTGTACCCCGCCCTGCCCACCGACGGTTCCACCGGTGTGGAACTGGCACCCCGCTCTGCAGAGCCTGGCTACCTGGTGACCAAGGTGGTGGCTGTGGACAGAGACTCGGGCCAGAATGCCTGGCTGTCCTACCGCCTGCTCAAGGCCAGCGAGCCGGGACTCTTCGCGGTGGGGCTGCACACGGGTGAGGTGCGCACAGCGCGGGCCCTGCTGGACAGAGACGTGCTCAAGCAGAGCCTGGTGGTGGCGGTCCAGGACCACGGCCAGCCCCCTCTCTCGGCCACCGTCACGCTCACGGTGGCCGTGGCTGACAGCATCCCAGACGTCCTGACTGACCTAGGCAGCCTGAAGCCCTCAGCGGACCCTAATGACTCGGGCCTCACGCTGTACCTAGTGGTGGCGGTGGCCGCAGTCTCCTGCGTCTTCCTCGCATTTATCATCCTGCTGCTGGCGCTCAGACTGCGGCGGTGGCACATGTCGCGTCTGCTCCAGGCTTCAGCCAGCAGGTTGGCCAGCGTGCCCGCCTCCCACTTTGTGGGCGTGGACGGGGTGCGAGCTTTCCTGCAGACCTATTCCCACGAGGTCTCGCTCACCGCGGACTCGCGGGGGAGTCACGTGATCTTCCCGCAGCCCAACTACGCCGACACGCTCATCAGCCAGGAGAGCTGTGAGAAAAGTGGGCCCCTCCTGATATCTCAAGATTTActtgaaagaaaaggagaacCCAGTCTTCAACAG